One Sphingomonas kaistensis genomic window, ACCGGTGTTGGCGTAGGTCACCGCCTGCACCTTTTCCTGCTCGGCGCGGCGGCGGACATTCTGCACTTCGGCGGCGGCGTACAACGCCTTCTGCTGCGCTTCCTCCAGCTTCGTCTGAAGCTCGGCGAACTGATCGTGTTCTTGCAATTCGGGGCTGTTTTCCGCGGTCTCCGCGCGGATTTCTTCGGCCTCGTCGTGACGCTCGTTCATTCCTATCCCATCAGTCTGGTGAGTGCTTGCGCTGTATAATCAACCATGGGCACGATCCGGGCATAGTTCAACCGCGTCGGGCCGATCACGCCGACCACGCCGACCACCTTGCCCTCCGCGCCGCGATAAGGCGCGGCGATCACGCTGGAACCCGACAGCGCGAACATCCGGTTTTCCGACCCGATGAAGATCCGGCACCCCTCGCCCTCGCGCGCGCCTTCCAACAGCCGCACGATCTCTTGCCGATCCTCCAGCTCGTCGAGCAATTTGCGCACCCGTTCGAGATCGAGCGCCGCCGCCTCGTCCAGCAGATTGGCTTGGCCCCGCACGATCAGCACCGGCCGCGACGGCCCGTCTTCGCGCCATTCGGCAAGCCCGGTCGCGACCAGCTCGGCCGCCGCCGCGTCGAGCGCCTCGCGCCGTTCGCGGATCTCCTGCCGCAACCGCGCTTCCGCCTCGGCCAATGTCAGCCCGGCAAGCCGCGCGGTGACGAAATTGGCAATTTCGGCCAGGGCGGCGGCGGTCATGCCCATCGGCAGCGCGACCATCCGGTTTTCGACGCTGCCATCGTCACCGACGATCACCGCCAGCGCCTGTCCCGGCCCCAGCGGCACGAACGCCAGCTGGCGCAGCCGCCGCTCGATCTTGGGCGCGACCACGACCCCGGCGCAGGCCGACAGCCCCGACAGCGCGGCGGTGGCATTGGCCAGCGCTTCTTCGAGCGGCCGGTCGCGCATCTGCCGCTCGATCGCCGCCCGCTCCTCCGCGCTCGGCAAATGCGACTGCATGATTCCGTCGACAAACAGCCTCAGCCCGGTCTCGGTCGGCA contains:
- the hrcA gene encoding heat-inducible transcriptional repressor HrcA; the encoded protein is MSPPLPELTTRMRDIFGHVVEAYLERGQPIGSKALTGAVNLSPASIRSVLAELEERGLLTHPHTSAGRLPTETGLRLFVDGIMQSHLPSAEERAAIERQMRDRPLEEALANATAALSGLSACAGVVVAPKIERRLRQLAFVPLGPGQALAVIVGDDGSVENRMVALPMGMTAAALAEIANFVTARLAGLTLAEAEARLRQEIRERREALDAAAAELVATGLAEWREDGPSRPVLIVRGQANLLDEAAALDLERVRKLLDELEDRQEIVRLLEGAREGEGCRIFIGSENRMFALSGSSVIAAPYRGAEGKVVGVVGVIGPTRLNYARIVPMVDYTAQALTRLMG